From Saccopteryx leptura isolate mSacLep1 chromosome 3, mSacLep1_pri_phased_curated, whole genome shotgun sequence, one genomic window encodes:
- the FNDC4 gene encoding fibronectin type III domain-containing protein 4, whose translation MPQCLLADSAGTMASLMPLSPYLSPTVLLLVSCDLGFVRADRPPSPVNVTVTHLRANSATVSWDVPEGNIVIGYSISQQRQNGPGQRVIREVNTTTRACALWGLAEDSDYTVQVRSIGLRGESPPGPRVHFRTLKGSDRLPSNSSSPGDITVEGLDGERPLQTGEVVIIVVVLLMWAAVIGLFCRQYDIIKDNDSNNNPKEKGKGPEQSPQGRPVGTRQKKSPSINTIDV comes from the exons ATGCCCCAGTGCCTCCTAGCGGACTCAGCGGGGACCATGGCTTCACTGATGCCCCTCTCTCCGTATCTAAGCCCCACGGTCCTCCTGCTGGTCAGTTGTGACCTGGGCTTTGTGCGAGCAG ACCGGCCTCCATCTCCTGTGAATGTGACAGTCACTCACCTAAGAGCCAACTCGGCCACTGTGTCCTGGGACGTCCCAGAAGGCAACATCGTCATTGGCTACTCCATTTCCCAACAA CGACAGAATGGCCCTGGACAGCGTGTGATCCGAGAGGTGAACACCACCACTCGAGCCTGCGCTCTCTGGGGCCTGGCTGAAGACAGTGACTACACGGTGCAGGTCAGGAGCATCGGCCTCCGGGGAGAGAGCCCCCCAGGGCCCCGGGTACACTTTCGAACTCTCAAGGGTTCTGACCGACTGCCTTCAAACAGCTCGAGCCCAG GCGACATCACAGTGGAGGGTCTGGATGGAGAGCGACCGCTGCAGACAGGGGAAGTGGTCATCATTGTGGTGGTGTTGCTCATGTGGGCTG CTGTAATTGGGCTGTTCTGCCGTCAGTATGATATCATCAAGGACAATGACTCTAACAACAATcctaaggagaaggggaagggaccAGAACAGAGTCCTCAGGGAAGGCCAGTGGGGACAAGACAG AAAAAATCACCATCCATCAACACCATAGATGTATGA